In Oryza brachyantha chromosome 1, ObraRS2, whole genome shotgun sequence, the following are encoded in one genomic region:
- the LOC102705481 gene encoding fructose-1,6-bisphosphatase, cytosolic — protein MDHEADAYRTDLMTITRFVLNEQSRNPEARGDLTILLSHIVLGCKFVASAVNKAGLAKLIGLAGETNVQGEEQKKLDVLSNEVFVKALVSSGRTCILVSEEDEEATFVDPAMRGKYCVCFDPLDGSSNIDCGVSIGTIFGIYMIKDKENATLEEVLQPGKNMVAAGYCMYGSSCTLVLSTGNGVNGFTLDPSLGEFILTHPEIKVPKKGKIYSVNEGNAKNWDEPTAKYVEKCKYPTDGSSPKSLRYVGSMVADVHRTFLYGGIFLYPADKKSPNGKLRVLYEVFPMSYLMEQAGGQSFTGKGRALDIVPTKIHERSPIFLGSYDDVEEIKALYAAHAK, from the exons ATGGATCACGAGGCGGACGCGTACCGGACGGACCTGATGACGATCACGCGGTTCGTGCTGAACGAGCAGAGCCGCAACCCGGAGGCCCGCGGCGACCTCACCATCCTCCTCTCGCACATCGTGCTCGGCTGCAAgttcgtcgcctccgccgtcaACAAG GCCGGACTCGCCAAGCTCATCGGCCTGGCCGGCGAGACCAACGTTCAG GGAGAGGAGCAGAAGAAGCTGGACGTGCTGTCAAACGAGGTGTTCGTCAAGGCTCTCGTCAGCAGCGGCCGCACC TGCATTCTCGTGtccgaggaggacgaggaagcTACGTTCGTGGACCCTGCGATGCGTGGAAA GTACTGCGTCTGCTTTGATCCACTGGACGGCTCCTCCAACATCGACTGTGGCGTCTCTATCGGAACG ATCTTTGGGATCTACATGATTAAGGATAAGGAGAATGCGACTCTTGAGGAAGTGCTACAACCTGGAAAAAACATGGTTGCTGCTGGATACTGCATGTATGGCAGTTCCTGCACG CTTGTGCTGAGTACTGGAAATGGTGTGAATGGCTTCACGCTTGACCCTTCTCTTGGGGAGTTCATACTGACTCATCCAGAGATCAAG GTACCTAAGAAAGGGAAGATTTATTCAGTGAACGAAGGGAATGCAAAAAATTGGGACGAGCCTACCGCTAA GTATGTGGAGAAGTGCAAGTACCCTACGGATGGCTCATCACCCAAATCCTTGAGATACGTTGGAAG TATGGTTGCTGATGTCCACCGTACGTTTTTATACGGAGGCATATTTTTGTACCCTGCAGACAAGAAGAGCCCAAATGGAAAACTCCG CGTTTTGTATGAAGTTTTCCCCATGTCATACTTGATGGAGCAGGCTGGAGGCCAGTCTTTCACAGGCAAAGGACGG GCTCTTGACATTGTTCCTACCAAGATTCATGAGAGGTCCCCAATATTTCTGGGAAGCTACGACGATGTGGAGGAGATCAAAGCGTTGTACGCTGCACACGCGAAGTAA
- the LOC102699651 gene encoding soluble inorganic pyrophosphatase-like yields the protein MSEADGEGAKPKRPAPRLNERILSSPSRRSVAAHPWHDLDIGADAPAMFNVVVEISKGSKVKYELDKKTGLIMVDRVLYSSVVYPHNYGFIPRTLCEDNDPMDVLVLMQEPVLPGCFLRARAIGLMPMIDQGEKDDKIIAVCVDDPEYRHYNDLSELSPHRVQEIRRFFEDYKKNENKEVAVNEVLPVTAARDAIQYSMDLYAHYIAQSCSSSFSAPEHVIISFSVTTDRVFKSNSKITAD from the exons ATGAGCGAGGCGGACGGCGAGGGGGCGAAGCCGAAGCGCCCGGCGCCGCGGCTGAACGAGAGGATcctctcgtcgccgtcgcggaggtCCGTCGCCGCGCACCCCTGGCACGACCTCGACATCG GCGCTGATGCTCCGGCTATGTTCAACGTT GTTGTGGAGATCTCCAAGGGAAGCAAGGTTAAGTACGAGCTCGACAAGAAAACGGGGCTCATCATG GTCGATCGGGTCTTGTACTCGTCAGTGGTTTACCCCCACAACTACGGCTTCATCCCACGAACGCTCTGCGAGGACAACGACCCAATGGATGTTCTGGTGCTCATGCAG GAACCAGTGCTGCCGGGCTGCTTTCTCCGAGCTAGGGCCATCGGTCTCATGCCCATGATCGACCAG GGAGAGAAGGACGACAAGATCATAGCAGTCTGTGTGGATGATCCTGAGTACCGCCACTACAATGATCTCAGTGAGCTTTCGCCTCATCGCGTCCAGGAAATCCGGCGTTTCTTTGAAGACT ATAAGAAGAATGAAAACAAGGAGGTCGCGGTCAACGAGGTACTTCCTGTGACCGCTGCTCGTGATGCCATCCAGTACTCCAT gGATCTGTATGCTCATTACATTGCGCAGAGCTGCAGCAGCAGTTTTTCAGCACCAGAGCATGTGATTATATCCTTCAGCGTTACTACTGATCGTGTGTTTAAGAGTAATTCCAAAATAACTGCAGATTAA
- the LOC102705766 gene encoding protein BOLA2, translating to MGVTKEDVEAAITSSLSPSHLAVTDTSGGCGASYEIEVVSEKFEGKRLLERHRMVNTALAPHMAEIHAVSIKKALTPTQAQPQQPPPEPEPEPAADKAQA from the exons ATGGGAGTCACCAAGGAGGACGTCGAGGCCGCCATCACCTCCTCCCTCAGCCCTTCCCATCTC GCGGTGACAGATACATCCGGCGG GTGCGGCGCGAGCTACGAGATCGAGGTGGTGTCAGAAAAGTTTGAGGGGAAGCGGCTGCTGGAGCGGCACCGGATGGTAAACACCGCGCTGGCGCCGCACATGGCGGAGATCCACGCCGTATCCATCAAGAAGGCACTCACCCCTACGCAGGCCCAgccgcagcagccgccgccggagccggagccggagccggccgCCGATAAGGCCCAGGCTTAG